TTTACATGGCTCTTCTGTTCTTTTGATTAAATCTTCTGTAAGTTGCTCAAGCTTAGCCCTTGTTAAAGTTATATTTAAGTGCTTTGCTCCTGCAGAATCAGCAGTTATAAATGGCAAATTGATATCTGTTTCCATCACGGTTGATAATTCACACTTTGCTTTTTCAGCTGATTCTTTAAGCCTTTGTAGGGCAAGTTTATCTTCCTTTAAGTCGATACCTTCCTGGTTTTTGAATTCTTCAATTAACCAATGCATTATTACTTGATCAAAATCATCTCCACCAAGACGGGTATCGCCATTTGTTGACTTAACTTCAAATACTCCATCGCCTAACTCTAGAACAGAAATATCAAAGGTACCTCCGCCTAAATCAAAAACTGCGATTTTTTCGTCTTTTTTCTTGTCTAATCCATAAGCTAAAGCAGCAGCAGTTGGTTCATTGATAATTCTTTTGACTTCAAAGCCGGCTATTTTACCAGCATCTTTGGTTGCTTGTCTTTGCGAATCATTAAAATATGCAGGGACAGTTATAACTGCTTCGGTTACAGGTCCGCCTAAATAAGCTTCAGCATCTGCTTTTAGTTTTTGTAAAACCATTGCAGAAATTTCTGGAGGGCTATAGCTTTTATCTTGAAGTTTAACTTTTACATCACCATTTGAGCCTTCTTCGGTATGATAAGAAAGAGTTTTTAACTCATCTTTAATCTCTGAGTATTTTCTACCTATTAACCTTTTAGCTGAATAAACTGTATTATCAGGATTTGTAACGGCCTGTCTTTTTGCAAGTAAGCCCACAAGTCTTTCTCCTTTTTTTGTTACGGCAACAACTGAGGGAGTTGTTCTCTGACCCTCAATATTAGCAATTACAGACGGCTCTCCACCTTCCATAACTGCCATACATGAATTAGTGGTACCTAAATCAATGCCTATGATTTTTCCCATATTTTTTCTCCTTATAATAAATTTATTTTTTACAAACTTTTACTTTAACTGGTATTAAAACTTTACCTTTTAATATATAGCCTGACTCTAATTCTTCGATAACTTCATCTTCTTTGTGGCCGTCAGAATTTCCAAAGCAAACAGCTTCGCAAAGATTAGGATCAAATTCTTTACCGACAATATTTATTCTTTCTAAACCTTCGTTTTTTAAAACATCTTCTAACTGCTTTTCTATTTGCTTTATTCCGGAGACCCAATCATTATCCTTAATTTCTTCCGGCGCATGAGTTGATGCTCTTCTGAAGTTTTCCAAAACCGGGATTATTCTTGATATCAAATCAGCATTAGCGAATACAGTTAAATCAGTCATATCAGTTTCGATCCTTTTTTTAAGATTAATGTAATCTGCCTGCGCTCTTTTCCAGCCATCTAAATATTCGTCTGATTTTTTCTTTACTGACTCTAATTCATCTACTAGTTTGTTCAAATCATCCTTTATGGCTTCCTTTTTAGAATGCGCTTCTCCTTTATCTTTTTTTGGTTTATCTTCCTGATTTTTCATTTTATTTACCTCCCATTTCATTTAGTGATGTTGTCATAAAATCCAATAATAAAAGGTTTTTTTCATAACTCATTCTCGTCGGACCTAAAAGACCTAAAAACCTTCTATTCCTTGATTGTTATATGGGGATACAATCATTGAACAGCCCGCTTTTCGAAGATAGGGGTTTTCTCTACCTATATATATTACTTCCTGTTCAATTTTTGGAAGCTCCATGATAAATTCATTTAAATGATCGAGAAGATCGGCAAACCCTAAAAGCATAAACCTATCTTCAAATTCTGGCTGCCTGAATATATTAGTAATACCGTGATAATAAACATGGGAAGTTGAAAGAGTAGCTAGGGCTCCGCAATATGTCATTTCAGATAATAGGTGGGCTGCCATTTTTACGGCTTTTTCCATATCAGAAAATGATGATAATGCTTTTTTTAGAGATTCTTTTTCTCTTCTTGAAAGCTGTACTACATTATATTTTGTGTAGTTTACAAACCAACGATATCCTTT
This bacterium CG_4_10_14_0_2_um_filter_33_32 DNA region includes the following protein-coding sequences:
- the grpE gene encoding nucleotide exchange factor GrpE codes for the protein MKWEVNKMKNQEDKPKKDKGEAHSKKEAIKDDLNKLVDELESVKKKSDEYLDGWKRAQADYINLKKRIETDMTDLTVFANADLISRIIPVLENFRRASTHAPEEIKDNDWVSGIKQIEKQLEDVLKNEGLERINIVGKEFDPNLCEAVCFGNSDGHKEDEVIEELESGYILKGKVLIPVKVKVCKK